The Mesorhizobium sp. AR02 genomic interval AGCCGCCTCGTGTAATCCTGTCCAACCCACGCCTCCAGACCGCGTTATCCTGCACTCCAGACTGCGCGATGGAGCAACAGACCTGCATCGGTATTCCGACAGCGCCATGTCGTCTTTGCCGCGCAGCCCGCATGCGTGGCTTGACGCCGGCGGCCGGCTCGCCCATTCCTCGGCCATGCGCGCCAATTACAAGATGCAACGCCTGTTCGTGCCTGACGACCTCGGGCCGGATGTCGAGTTCGATGCCGACCAGCAGCAGAGCCATTATCTGATGCATGTGCTGCGGCTTGGCGAAGGTGCCGAGATCCTGCTGTTCAATGGCCGCGACGGCGAATGGTCGGCGGCCATCGCGGCGAAGTCGAAGAAAGCGGTCAAACTCAGGGTTCTGGCATCGCAGCGGCCGCAGCCGCCCCTGCCCGACCTCATCTATTGTTTCGCGCCGCTGAAGCAAGGCCGGCTCGACTATCTCGTGCAGAAGGCGGTCGAGATGGGCGCCGGCATCCTGCAGCCGGTCATCACCCAGCACACGCAAGTGGCCAAGCCGTCCATCGATCGACTGCGTTCCAATGTCGTCGAGGCCGCCGAACAATGCGGCATCCTGGCGGTGCCGGAGGTGCGCGAGGCGGAAAAGTTCGAACGCCTGCTGACCGGCTGGGACAAGGAACGGCGGCTGATTTTCTGCGACGAGGACGCCTCGACCAACAATCCGTTGACCGCGCTGCAGGCGGTAAAGGAGAAGAAGCTCGGGCTGCTGGTTGGGCCGGAGGGCGGCTTTTCCGACGACGAGCGCAAGATGCTGCGCGCCCTGCCCTTCGTCACCGCCATTCCGCTCGGACCACGCATCCTGCGCGCCGACACGGCGGCCGTTGCGGCACTTGCGGTGATCCAGGCAACTGTCGGAGACTGGTAAGACTTGATTTCTTGCAAGAGGCCGCCCGGATCGTGGCCTTCAATTCCTCTTGACCTGTGGCTCAGGATTTTTCGCTTGATCGGCTGCTGACATTTCGTCCATTTACCGCCGGCGGTCGCCCGACCGCCCTACAGCGCCGCGCGTCCTTTCGGACGCGCAAAGGACGCTGTAGGACTTTGATTGGGCACATGATCCTTTCCGAAAATCGAAAGTCGATTTTCGGGGTCATGTGCGGAGGGCTGAACCATGGCGCGCGACACTACCGATTTCCGGCCAATTGAAGACTTTGACGAACTCGTCGAACACCTGGCCGAAGGCAACAAACCGCGCGACAAATGGCGCATCGGCACCGAGCACGAGAAATTCCCCTTCTATGTCGATGGCAATGCGCCTGTGCCCTATGGCGGCGAGCGCGGCATCCGCGCCATCCTCGAAGGCATGCAGTCGAAGCTCGGCTGGGATCCGATCATGGATGACGGCCGCATCATCGGCCTGGTCGAGCCGACCGGCCAGGGCGCGATCTCGCTCGAGCCCGGCGGCCAGTTCGAGCTGTCCGGCGCGCCGCTGGAGACGATCCATCAGACCTGCCGCGAGGGCAATGCGCATCTGGCGCAGGTGCGCGAGATCGCCGAGCCGATGGGCATCCGCTTCCTCGGCCTCGGCGGCAGCCCGAAATGGTCGCTGGCCGAGACGCCGAAAATGCCGAAGTCGCGCTATG includes:
- a CDS encoding 16S rRNA (uracil(1498)-N(3))-methyltransferase; this encodes MRANYKMQRLFVPDDLGPDVEFDADQQQSHYLMHVLRLGEGAEILLFNGRDGEWSAAIAAKSKKAVKLRVLASQRPQPPLPDLIYCFAPLKQGRLDYLVQKAVEMGAGILQPVITQHTQVAKPSIDRLRSNVVEAAEQCGILAVPEVREAEKFERLLTGWDKERRLIFCDEDASTNNPLTALQAVKEKKLGLLVGPEGGFSDDERKMLRALPFVTAIPLGPRILRADTAAVAALAVIQATVGDW